The following DNA comes from Candidatus Palauibacter soopunensis.
TCGGCGGGATCGGCACGGAAACCGCCCGCATAGCGCACGGGATCGGCATGCGGGTCATCGCCACGCGGAACAGCAGCCGGGAGGGCCCCGATTTCGTGGAGCGCGTAGGGCTGGCATCCGAACTCCTGGATCTCGTTCCCGAGGCGGACGTCATCGTGAACGCCCTTCCGCTCACTCCGGAAACGGAAGGCCTCGTCGACGAGGCCTTCTTCGAGCTGACGCGGCCGACCGCGCTCTACGTTACGCTGGGACGCGGACGCACGACGAACACGGGGGCGCTCGTCCGCGCGCTGAGGGAGGGTCGGATCGCGGGCGCGGGTCTGGACGTGGTGGACCCCGAGCCGCTCCCGCGGGACCACGTCCTCTGGTCGATGCCGAACGTGATCATCACACCGCACCTCGGCGGCGATTCCGATGAACACATGGAGCGGATGTGGACCCTCTTCCGCGAGAACCTGCGCCGCTTCGCGGCCGGCGAACCGCTTCTCGCGGTCGTCAACCGGGAGCGCGGCTACTAGCCGGCGGTCTCCCCGAAGCCGGATCCCAAGAGCGGCTTCCGGCTAGCCGCCCCGGACCTGGAACGTGAGCGTGGCCCAGTTCGACTCGTAGTCGATGTCAGGCTCCGACGGCGTCTCCACCATGTGAATCGTCCGGATGTACCACCGTCCTCCGCCGACGAGCGGGATCGTCGCGACGCCGTCCTCGTTCGTGCGAACCTCGACCGCCTCGTTGTGCGCACCGGTATCGTCGTGCGAGTGGGGGTTGAATTCGTAGTTCGCATAAAGGAGCGCGTTCTCGACCGGCTCGCCCGCGCGCAGGAAGCGCACCTGGAACTCATCGCCGACGACGAGATCGTACGGGTTGTGCAGCGGGATGATCTCCACCGGATAGCCGAGTTCCTCCGCCCATTCGCCACTCCGGTCGTCGCCCACCTGGACGATCGCCTTGACGTGTTTGCTGTAACGCTCGGCCGCGTCGTCGTCGGTCTTCCCGGCCGCCTCGCGCTGCGCGATCTCGTCGACCAGGCCCTCGTGAACCAGGTATTCCGTGAACTCCACCCCGGTGAGCGGGATGACGCGCGCCGCCGTCGACACGCCGATCGTGTAGGTCCCGGCCGAGCCGGTCTCGAAGGTCAGCAGCGCCGTGTCGACGCTGTCCGCGTGCCAGTGGAACATCGCCGTGTCCCGCCACGCCTCCGCCGGCGGGTGCACGACCCCGTCCGGTCCCACGATGCTCACGTCCAGCATGCGATCGCGCGTGATGTGGTTCTCGCTCTCGTCGAAGTCTCCGTTGAAGAGCGCCACGACGTTCGTCGAGTTCGGCTCCAGGAAGAAGCTCTCGAGCTTCAGGAACATCGTGTGCGCCCGCGCCGTCGCGACGATGGCGACGGTAAGGGCGGCGGTCGTCAACAGGACACGGCGTCCTACGGTCATTTCCAATACTCCCGGTTGGCAACTCTTCAAG
Coding sequences within:
- a CDS encoding D-2-hydroxyacid dehydrogenase — its product is MKVVVADLWPGRTAELAEVAPDVDLVVVGDGQAAAAEAHDADAVLGVLNADILAAGDRLRWVQLASAGVERYLALPGLSDAEDLVITNAQRIFAPGGAEHALGMALMLARRFHTALDLQRERRWDIRPLTGPSPYRGEGSELLELRGRTMLVIGLGGIGTETARIAHGIGMRVIATRNSSREGPDFVERVGLASELLDLVPEADVIVNALPLTPETEGLVDEAFFELTRPTALYVTLGRGRTTNTGALVRALREGRIAGAGLDVVDPEPLPRDHVLWSMPNVIITPHLGGDSDEHMERMWTLFRENLRRFAAGEPLLAVVNRERGY
- a CDS encoding DUF4198 domain-containing protein — translated: MTVGRRVLLTTAALTVAIVATARAHTMFLKLESFFLEPNSTNVVALFNGDFDESENHITRDRMLDVSIVGPDGVVHPPAEAWRDTAMFHWHADSVDTALLTFETGSAGTYTIGVSTAARVIPLTGVEFTEYLVHEGLVDEIAQREAAGKTDDDAAERYSKHVKAIVQVGDDRSGEWAEELGYPVEIIPLHNPYDLVVGDEFQVRFLRAGEPVENALLYANYEFNPHSHDDTGAHNEAVEVRTNEDGVATIPLVGGGRWYIRTIHMVETPSEPDIDYESNWATLTFQVRGG